One genomic window of Bacteroides sp. includes the following:
- the clpB gene encoding ATP-dependent chaperone ClpB: MNLNHFTIKSQEAIQKAQEIATGYQHQAVENGHLLKGILAVDDNVAPYLLKKNNVNVQGLQQVLDREIQSYPKVAGGEIYLSSACNQTLQKALASLKDFGDEFISIEHLLLALVSGKDSVAQILKDTGLTASGMKEATRELRKGSAVKSQTAEDTYNALNKYARNLNDLALSGKLDPVIGRDEEIRRILQILTRRTKNNPILIGEPGVGKTAIAEGLAHRIVNGDVPENLRSKRIFSLDMGALIAGAKYKGEFEERLKAVVKEVVSSDGEIVLFIDEIHTLVGAGGGGEGAMDAANILKPALARGELRAVGATTLKEYQRYFEKDKALERRFQIVMVNEPGKLDAVSILRGLKERYETHHKVRIKDEAIIAAVDLSQRYITDRFLPDKAIDLMDEAASKMRLEMNSVPEELDEVERRIRQLEIEREAIKREKDEAKLKVIAEELANLQDEQNRLRSKWESEKEVVQQIQSLKQSIEEYRFDAEQAERNGDFGKVAEIRYGRIKESEQHLEEMNQKLKEMQAESALIKEEVTAEDIADVVSRWTGIPVSKMLQSEREKLLLLEDELHKRVVGQDEAIAAVSDAIRRSRAGLHDPKRPVGSFIFLGTTGVGKTELARALAEFLFNDENALVRIDMSEYQERHTVSRLIGAPPGYVGYEESGQLTEAVRRKPYSVVLLDEIEKAHPDVYNILLQVLEDGRLTDNKGRTADFKNTIIIMTSNIGSGLIQEKLEGLTDLNREEVLDRTREEVFLLLKRTIRPEFINRVDEIIMFSPLTREEIAGIVELQLRRVQEMLQESAIRLELSPSAIDWIAREGFDPQFGARPLKRVIQRNLLNRLSREILAGRIGKDEVVKVDAEKNGLVFTK, translated from the coding sequence ATGAATTTGAATCATTTTACCATAAAATCGCAGGAAGCCATACAAAAGGCCCAGGAGATCGCCACCGGTTATCAACATCAGGCCGTTGAGAATGGGCATCTGCTGAAGGGTATTTTGGCTGTGGATGACAATGTAGCCCCTTATCTTTTAAAGAAAAACAATGTGAACGTGCAGGGTCTCCAGCAAGTGCTGGACCGTGAGATTCAAAGTTATCCGAAGGTAGCTGGGGGGGAGATCTACCTGTCGTCGGCCTGCAATCAGACTCTCCAGAAGGCCCTGGCCTCCCTGAAAGATTTTGGGGATGAGTTTATCTCCATCGAACACCTTTTACTGGCCCTGGTGTCAGGGAAGGATAGCGTGGCACAGATCCTGAAAGATACAGGCCTGACCGCTTCCGGAATGAAAGAAGCAACCAGGGAGCTTCGAAAGGGCTCTGCCGTAAAAAGCCAGACAGCTGAAGACACTTACAATGCCCTGAATAAATATGCGCGTAACCTGAACGACCTGGCCTTATCGGGAAAACTGGACCCGGTGATCGGGAGGGATGAGGAAATCCGCCGGATCCTGCAGATTTTGACCCGCCGAACGAAAAATAATCCCATCCTGATCGGTGAGCCCGGTGTAGGGAAAACAGCTATTGCCGAAGGTCTTGCCCACCGGATCGTGAATGGTGATGTGCCAGAAAACCTAAGGTCGAAAAGGATTTTTTCGCTGGATATGGGTGCCCTGATTGCAGGGGCCAAGTATAAGGGAGAATTTGAAGAACGCCTGAAAGCTGTCGTAAAAGAGGTGGTTAGCTCAGATGGTGAGATCGTTCTGTTTATTGATGAGATCCATACCCTGGTAGGTGCCGGGGGTGGAGGAGAAGGTGCTATGGATGCTGCCAACATCCTCAAACCAGCCCTTGCCCGGGGTGAACTCAGGGCGGTGGGCGCCACCACACTGAAAGAATACCAGCGCTATTTTGAGAAAGACAAAGCGCTCGAGCGCCGCTTCCAGATCGTCATGGTAAATGAACCGGGCAAACTTGATGCAGTCAGTATTTTGCGCGGGCTAAAGGAACGTTATGAGACCCATCATAAGGTAAGGATCAAAGATGAAGCCATTATTGCGGCCGTTGACTTGTCGCAGCGCTATATCACCGACCGCTTTCTTCCCGACAAGGCCATTGACCTGATGGATGAAGCGGCCTCCAAAATGCGGCTTGAGATGAACTCGGTGCCGGAAGAACTGGATGAGGTGGAACGCAGGATAAGACAGCTTGAGATTGAACGCGAGGCAATCAAACGAGAAAAGGATGAAGCCAAGCTGAAGGTGATCGCTGAGGAACTGGCCAATTTGCAGGATGAGCAAAACAGGCTAAGAAGCAAGTGGGAAAGTGAGAAAGAAGTTGTTCAGCAGATTCAGTCGCTGAAGCAGTCGATTGAAGAGTACCGCTTTGATGCAGAACAGGCAGAGCGCAATGGTGATTTTGGCAAAGTGGCCGAGATCCGCTACGGGCGTATTAAGGAAAGCGAGCAGCACCTGGAGGAAATGAATCAGAAACTGAAGGAAATGCAGGCCGAAAGTGCGCTGATTAAAGAGGAAGTGACCGCCGAGGACATTGCCGATGTAGTTTCGCGTTGGACCGGGATTCCTGTGAGCAAGATGCTTCAGAGCGAACGAGAGAAGTTGCTTCTGCTGGAAGATGAATTGCATAAGCGGGTTGTCGGGCAGGATGAAGCCATAGCAGCTGTTTCTGATGCCATCAGGCGAAGCCGGGCAGGCCTGCACGACCCAAAACGGCCTGTAGGTTCGTTCATTTTCCTGGGTACTACTGGCGTTGGTAAAACCGAGCTGGCAAGGGCTCTGGCAGAGTTCCTGTTTAACGACGAAAATGCTTTGGTCAGGATCGATATGTCGGAATACCAGGAGCGGCATACCGTAAGTCGCCTCATTGGGGCTCCTCCAGGTTATGTAGGCTATGAGGAAAGCGGACAGCTGACCGAAGCCGTGCGCCGCAAGCCTTATTCGGTGGTGTTGCTGGATGAAATCGAGAAAGCCCATCCGGATGTGTACAATATCCTATTGCAGGTATTGGAAGACGGACGATTGACAGATAACAAGGGAAGGACTGCTGATTTCAAGAACACTATCATTATTATGACTTCGAATATTGGTTCGGGGCTGATCCAGGAGAAACTTGAAGGATTAACTGATTTGAACCGAGAAGAGGTTTTGGATAGAACGCGTGAGGAGGTGTTTCTGCTGCTGAAGCGGACCATCCGTCCTGAGTTCATTAATCGTGTGGATGAGATCATTATGTTCAGCCCGCTCACGCGTGAAGAGATTGCCGGGATTGTAGAACTGCAGCTTCGCCGCGTTCAGGAGATGCTCCAAGAGAGTGCTATTCGCCTGGAGTTATCCCCTTCAGCCATTGACTGGATAGCCCGGGAAGGCTTTGATCCGCAATTTGGTGCAAGGCCATTGAAACGTGTGATTCAGCGAAACTTGCTCAACCGCTTGTCAAGAGAAATTCTTGCAGGCAGGATTGGTAAGGATGAGGTGGTAAAAGTGGATGCAGAAAAAAACGGACTAGTGTTCACCAAATAA
- a CDS encoding dicarboxylate/amino acid:cation symporter: MKKIQLHWQILIALILSILFGMFFPAQVKYVEWMGTLFLRSLQMIIVPLIFSSIVSGVTGLGSAKNLGRMSLKTISYYIFTSLFAIVTGLILVNLIKPGIGADLGFSKVVEELGATRDSFGQTLLKIIPTNIIDSMANGDLPAIIFFAIFFGFFATRVIPEYREPVVTFFNAIFEIMMKITMFVIKFTPLGVFGIVAGIMADNAGNLMNIFGRMGVYMLTVIVALTIHAFITLPLMVKLLGRANPMKHFRGMSVPLLTAFSTSSSSATLPLTMEAVEFNSGVSNKTTSFVLPLGATINMDGTALYQCIAVLFIAQAYGVDLTILQQLIVILTALLASIGAAGIPMAGLVIITVILSAVGLPLEGVGLILAVDRPLDMFRTTVNVWSDSCGAVIIAKSEGETLNV, from the coding sequence GTGAAAAAGATTCAACTGCATTGGCAAATACTGATCGCCCTGATCCTGAGCATCCTGTTTGGTATGTTCTTTCCTGCCCAGGTAAAATATGTCGAATGGATGGGCACCCTATTCCTTCGGTCACTCCAGATGATCATTGTTCCGCTCATTTTCTCTTCCATTGTTTCGGGAGTCACAGGTTTAGGCTCAGCCAAGAACCTGGGCAGAATGAGCCTTAAGACCATCTCCTACTATATATTTACCAGTTTGTTTGCCATTGTTACCGGCCTGATCCTGGTCAACCTTATCAAACCAGGCATAGGAGCAGACCTGGGCTTTAGCAAAGTGGTGGAAGAACTGGGCGCTACCCGCGATTCCTTTGGGCAAACCCTGTTGAAGATTATCCCTACCAATATTATTGATTCCATGGCTAATGGTGACCTGCCAGCTATTATTTTCTTTGCCATTTTCTTTGGTTTCTTTGCCACAAGGGTTATCCCGGAATACAGGGAACCTGTGGTGACTTTCTTCAATGCCATCTTCGAAATTATGATGAAAATCACCATGTTTGTGATCAAATTCACTCCCTTAGGTGTCTTTGGCATTGTTGCAGGAATTATGGCCGACAACGCAGGCAATCTAATGAACATCTTCGGACGCATGGGCGTATATATGCTTACGGTCATTGTTGCCCTGACCATTCATGCCTTTATCACACTGCCTTTAATGGTCAAGCTGCTTGGACGCGCCAACCCAATGAAGCATTTCCGGGGGATGTCAGTACCCCTTCTGACGGCATTCTCCACCTCAAGCAGCAGCGCAACCCTGCCTCTGACGATGGAAGCCGTTGAATTTAACAGTGGGGTATCAAACAAAACCACCAGCTTTGTGCTGCCCCTGGGAGCCACCATTAACATGGACGGAACAGCCCTTTATCAATGCATTGCAGTGTTATTTATCGCGCAAGCCTATGGGGTTGATCTGACCATCCTGCAACAACTGATCGTAATCCTCACAGCCCTTCTTGCCTCCATAGGTGCTGCTGGCATCCCCATGGCCGGGCTGGTCATCATTACCGTTATTCTTTCAGCAGTGGGGCTCCCCCTGGAAGGGGTGGGGCTCATCCTGGCTGTCGATCGTCCTCTCGATATGTTCCGAACCACGGTAAACGTTTGGAGCGACTCATGCGGGGCTGTGATCATAGCCAAATCTGAAGGCGAAACCCTCAATGTTTAG
- a CDS encoding Hpt domain-containing protein, whose amino-acid sequence MDSNIPAVKNNLLLLQHQPIMASVVKPAVLPLGCQLSIANDSRQFFRKYHESLLNPFQIFGCSPFQGILMDLVNAGHKTLEVLSELHARFSNLPPVVGLCRANIGKQADYFLGEGFDKLIDFPGTENALQAQLRDLLKKNNKALGKPKAEPLNYQFDSLPVVNLKTYGLFKEFATLQDFPLDDLFHSFFQEMEGFILRLIKQYEEGNYKACQALTTSIRSLSGTLGASQMAQTSRNMEFCLKTGKPEETGDWLPYLIEQFMLLREYFEIQPSVLEETALLN is encoded by the coding sequence ATGGATTCTAATATTCCTGCTGTAAAAAACAACCTGCTGCTATTGCAGCATCAGCCCATCATGGCTTCCGTTGTCAAACCTGCAGTCTTACCCCTGGGCTGCCAACTCAGCATTGCCAATGATAGCAGGCAATTTTTTCGGAAATACCATGAAAGCCTGCTGAACCCTTTTCAAATATTTGGTTGTTCACCTTTCCAAGGCATTTTGATGGATTTGGTGAATGCAGGCCATAAAACCCTGGAAGTCCTTTCTGAATTACATGCAAGGTTTTCGAATCTTCCCCCTGTTGTTGGTCTGTGCAGGGCAAATATTGGAAAACAAGCTGACTACTTCCTGGGGGAGGGTTTTGATAAACTGATAGACTTCCCGGGCACAGAGAACGCCCTACAAGCCCAGTTAAGGGATCTCCTGAAGAAAAACAATAAAGCACTGGGAAAGCCAAAGGCTGAACCTCTGAACTACCAGTTTGACAGCCTGCCTGTAGTTAACTTAAAAACATACGGCTTGTTTAAGGAATTTGCCACCCTGCAGGATTTTCCGCTTGATGATCTATTCCATAGCTTTTTCCAGGAAATGGAAGGTTTTATCCTTCGCCTGATCAAACAATATGAGGAAGGAAATTATAAGGCTTGTCAGGCCCTTACCACGTCCATCAGGAGCCTGAGCGGCACCCTTGGCGCTTCGCAAATGGCGCAAACCAGCCGTAATATGGAGTTTTGCCTGAAAACAGGAAAGCCTGAAGAGACAGGGGATTGGCTACCCTACCTGATTGAACAGTTTATGTTACTTCGCGAATATTTTGAAATACAGCCTTCCGTACTCGAAGAAACTGCCCTGCTGAACTGA
- a CDS encoding methyltransferase, producing MNSKSGSPPDKRFHFKQFSLSDQGCAMKIGTDGVLLGSVAANYQASRALDIGTGCGLIALMLAQETKANITALDPEAGAFTMALKNVAESPWPDRIVVLKERFQDFAASVPGTFELIVCNPPYFRNSLQSPDQKRNQARHDDSLPAEDLFKGVSKIISPEGIFLIIVPAEQESEMEILAKKLGMKSRRKILVRPNPGQNPKRIIMAFSPAPGAMLTEALSIETGQRHAYSQAYQALTKNFYLDF from the coding sequence ATGAACAGTAAGTCAGGCTCACCCCCGGACAAACGCTTTCACTTTAAACAATTTTCCCTTTCCGACCAGGGCTGCGCCATGAAGATTGGCACCGATGGGGTTTTGCTTGGGAGTGTGGCTGCTAATTATCAGGCTTCAAGGGCCCTGGATATTGGAACCGGGTGTGGCTTGATCGCACTGATGCTGGCGCAGGAAACAAAGGCAAATATTACGGCATTGGACCCGGAAGCAGGCGCTTTCACGATGGCGCTGAAGAATGTGGCCGAAAGTCCCTGGCCTGATAGAATTGTAGTATTGAAGGAGCGTTTTCAGGATTTTGCGGCAAGTGTGCCCGGAACTTTTGAACTGATTGTCTGTAATCCCCCGTATTTTCGAAACAGTTTGCAAAGCCCTGATCAGAAAAGGAATCAGGCCCGACACGATGACAGCCTGCCTGCTGAAGATTTATTTAAAGGGGTCAGCAAGATTATCAGCCCGGAAGGCATATTTTTGATCATTGTACCCGCCGAGCAGGAAAGCGAGATGGAGATCCTGGCTAAGAAACTGGGAATGAAAAGCCGGCGAAAAATCCTGGTCAGGCCGAATCCGGGGCAGAATCCCAAACGTATCATCATGGCCTTCTCGCCTGCCCCTGGCGCAATGCTCACCGAAGCCCTCAGCATCGAAACCGGGCAAAGGCACGCTTATTCCCAGGCCTATCAGGCGTTAACAAAAAACTTTTATCTAGATTTCTGA
- the rimM gene encoding ribosome maturation factor RimM (Essential for efficient processing of 16S rRNA) — MNQNDCFYLGYVTKTFGYKGEVMVFLDVDTPGYYKKLESVFILLEGKLIPFFVEKIQIRPNSAEATVRFQNVDTPEKAQHLTGAEMYLPLEFLPPLKGNDFYFHEITGFQIIDAVKGPLGPVISVLELPANPVFQIQAGEKEVLIPASDQFIQKVDRKNKKIYIQAPEGLIDLYLNEQ, encoded by the coding sequence ATGAACCAAAACGATTGCTTTTACCTGGGTTATGTAACCAAAACATTTGGGTACAAGGGAGAGGTAATGGTTTTCCTCGATGTTGATACCCCCGGATATTACAAGAAACTGGAATCAGTTTTCATTCTTCTGGAAGGAAAACTGATTCCTTTTTTTGTGGAAAAGATACAAATCCGTCCCAATAGCGCAGAAGCTACGGTACGTTTTCAAAATGTCGATACCCCTGAAAAAGCCCAGCACCTGACAGGTGCTGAGATGTATCTTCCCCTCGAATTTTTACCCCCCCTGAAAGGCAACGATTTTTATTTCCACGAAATTACCGGTTTCCAAATAATAGACGCTGTTAAAGGCCCCCTTGGACCGGTGATTAGTGTCCTTGAATTGCCTGCTAACCCTGTGTTCCAGATCCAGGCTGGCGAAAAGGAAGTCCTGATTCCGGCCAGTGACCAGTTCATTCAAAAAGTGGACCGGAAAAACAAAAAGATCTATATTCAGGCTCCTGAAGGCCTGATTGACTTATATCTCAATGAACAGTAA
- a CDS encoding 30S ribosomal protein S16: protein MPTRIRLQRKGKKGQPFYHLVVADGRAPRDGKFIERLGTYNPMTHPATIQIDFDRTLYWVQVGAQPSDTARSILSREGVMLKHHLIKGIAKGALTEEQVEERFNVWKEEKTGKLKQLSSEKELTKKEQLKKRVEAERKVKEAREAELAKRREKDSQKAEEVAEEATEEAPEAEAPEQGSEEPAAE from the coding sequence ATGCCAACAAGAATCAGACTACAAAGGAAAGGTAAAAAAGGACAACCTTTTTACCACCTGGTAGTTGCGGATGGTCGTGCACCCCGAGATGGAAAGTTTATTGAAAGACTTGGCACCTACAACCCCATGACCCACCCTGCTACCATTCAAATCGACTTTGATCGCACGCTTTACTGGGTGCAGGTAGGGGCTCAACCCAGCGACACTGCCCGCAGCATTTTATCGCGCGAAGGCGTTATGCTCAAGCATCACCTGATCAAGGGTATTGCTAAGGGTGCGCTGACAGAAGAGCAGGTAGAAGAACGTTTCAATGTCTGGAAAGAAGAAAAAACGGGCAAACTGAAACAACTCTCTTCAGAGAAAGAATTGACCAAAAAAGAACAGCTTAAAAAGCGTGTGGAAGCTGAACGTAAGGTGAAGGAAGCCCGCGAAGCTGAATTGGCCAAAAGGCGTGAGAAAGACAGCCAGAAGGCTGAAGAAGTTGCCGAAGAAGCAACAGAAGAAGCCCCCGAGGCCGAAGCTCCTGAGCAGGGATCCGAAGAGCCCGCCGCTGAATAG
- the dnaE gene encoding DNA polymerase III subunit alpha: protein MQIPDYTHLHVHTQYSILDGASQIEPLLQKAADDGMKALAITDHGNMYGVLPFSELARKKGIKPIIGCEVYVADGSRLEKRGREDRSGFHLVLLAKNRKGYENLSRLVSIGFLEGFYYTPRIDKEILQLYSEGLIASSACLGGEIPQALMEKGMEQAEEVLRGFLDIFGEDFYLELQRHGLAEQEPVNQQLLELSKKYNVKVIAANDVHYVNAEDARAHDILICLQTGKDLDDENRMKYSGQEYLKTRQEMAELFEDVPEALFNTQEVVDKVKEYDITTKEIMLPVFPLPEAFESEDEYLGHLTYEGAKKLYPELSEEVKERLDYELDIIKSMGFAGYFLIVQDFINQSREMGVAVGPGRGSAAGSAVAYCTGITAIDPIKYNLLFERFLNPERISMPDIDIDFDDEGREKVMEYVINKYGREKVAQIVTFGTMAAKSSIRDVARVLKLPLLEADRLAKLVPDRPGVSLRHAYKEVPELAQALKDPNPLIQETLKYALILEGSNRQTGVHACGVIIGPTNLVDCLPLSTQKDSDLPVTQYEGKYVESVGMLKMDFLGLKTLSVIKEAVKNIEKTHGLSIDIVNVPLDDEKTYALYQRGDTIGTFQFESGGMREYLKELKPTNIEDLIAMNALYRPGPMEFIPTYINRKHGRQKTEYPHPWLEEILKPTFGIMVYQEQIMQAAQIMAGFSLGSADILRRAMGKKKKEEMDRQKGFFIEGAVKKGIDKDKASNIFDVMARFAEYGFNRSHSAAYSVLAYRTAYLKANYPADYMAAVLTNNFSDIKKITQMMEECQRQKIPVLGPDVNESRFNFVVNKKGEIRFGLGAIKGVGEGAVEAIVEEREANGPYHNIFDFAKRVNLRSVNKRVFESLAMAGAFDCFEGHHRAQFFFSEDNGTTTFIDKVIRHSNLIAQRENSSQMNLFDESAEVTIPDPELPDCPLWSKLEMLRQEKEVTGMYISGHPLDDFRIEIDATCNINIGDLHNISALKNREVAFAGIITSAVHKTGKNGKPFGNFVVEDYYDSIQLFLFAEEYLKMKHFLENQTFVYIKARIQERYNSNHLEVRVKSMSLLTELAEKSLSDLILYLPVNEIDQTMVTRLVDVARKHKGKSKLKIALVDRVEIASVELLSRKIRVEPIGFLKELLNEYELTYRLN, encoded by the coding sequence ATGCAAATACCTGATTATACTCATCTTCACGTACATACACAATATTCCATTCTTGACGGGGCTTCGCAGATAGAGCCCCTGCTGCAAAAAGCGGCCGACGATGGCATGAAAGCGCTTGCCATTACCGACCACGGCAATATGTATGGGGTATTGCCTTTTTCAGAGTTAGCCCGCAAAAAAGGCATTAAACCCATTATTGGCTGTGAAGTATATGTAGCTGATGGCAGCCGCCTGGAGAAACGGGGCAGGGAGGACCGCAGTGGCTTTCACCTGGTTTTGCTGGCAAAAAACCGCAAAGGATACGAAAACCTTTCACGACTGGTTTCCATAGGGTTTCTGGAGGGCTTTTATTATACTCCCCGGATTGACAAGGAGATCCTGCAATTATACAGTGAGGGCCTGATTGCATCTTCTGCCTGCCTGGGCGGAGAGATTCCCCAAGCCCTGATGGAAAAGGGAATGGAACAAGCCGAAGAGGTTCTTAGGGGGTTCCTTGATATTTTCGGTGAGGACTTCTACCTCGAATTGCAGCGCCACGGGCTGGCGGAACAGGAACCCGTCAACCAGCAGCTGCTGGAGCTATCAAAAAAGTACAATGTTAAGGTCATAGCGGCCAATGATGTACACTATGTAAACGCCGAGGATGCCCGCGCCCACGATATCCTGATATGTCTACAAACGGGTAAGGACCTCGATGATGAGAATCGCATGAAATATTCTGGCCAGGAATACCTGAAAACACGCCAGGAAATGGCCGAATTGTTTGAGGATGTCCCAGAAGCCTTGTTCAACACCCAGGAGGTCGTCGACAAAGTGAAGGAATACGATATCACCACAAAAGAAATCATGCTGCCGGTGTTCCCGCTTCCCGAAGCCTTTGAAAGTGAAGATGAATACCTGGGACACTTGACCTATGAAGGGGCGAAAAAGCTCTACCCGGAATTGTCGGAGGAGGTGAAAGAAAGGCTTGACTACGAGTTGGATATCATAAAAAGCATGGGGTTTGCGGGATATTTTCTTATCGTACAGGACTTCATTAACCAGTCGCGTGAGATGGGGGTAGCCGTTGGTCCGGGAAGGGGCAGTGCTGCTGGTTCTGCCGTAGCCTATTGCACGGGTATTACAGCGATAGACCCCATTAAATACAACCTGCTATTTGAGCGTTTCCTGAACCCGGAAAGGATATCCATGCCTGATATCGACATTGACTTTGATGATGAAGGGCGAGAGAAGGTAATGGAATATGTAATCAACAAATACGGGCGTGAAAAGGTGGCCCAGATTGTAACCTTTGGCACGATGGCTGCCAAGTCGTCTATCCGCGATGTGGCCAGGGTACTCAAATTGCCCCTGCTCGAAGCCGACCGGCTGGCCAAACTGGTGCCGGACCGGCCGGGCGTTAGCCTGAGACACGCCTACAAGGAGGTCCCCGAACTGGCCCAGGCTCTGAAGGACCCCAATCCACTGATACAGGAAACCCTGAAATATGCCCTGATACTGGAAGGATCGAACCGTCAGACTGGAGTGCATGCCTGCGGAGTCATCATAGGACCTACTAACCTGGTGGACTGCCTTCCACTGAGCACCCAGAAAGACTCTGACCTTCCCGTGACACAATATGAGGGGAAATACGTGGAGTCGGTTGGGATGCTGAAAATGGACTTCCTGGGGCTGAAAACCCTGAGCGTTATCAAGGAAGCAGTTAAGAACATCGAGAAAACCCATGGCCTGAGTATTGACATTGTCAATGTTCCCCTGGATGATGAAAAAACCTATGCGCTATACCAGCGCGGTGATACCATTGGGACGTTCCAGTTCGAATCGGGGGGTATGCGCGAATATCTCAAGGAGCTTAAGCCCACCAACATTGAAGACCTGATTGCCATGAACGCCCTTTATCGTCCGGGCCCCATGGAGTTTATCCCCACTTACATCAACCGTAAGCATGGGCGGCAGAAAACCGAATATCCGCATCCCTGGCTGGAAGAGATCCTGAAACCGACCTTCGGTATTATGGTTTACCAGGAGCAGATCATGCAGGCTGCACAGATTATGGCGGGTTTCTCACTGGGCAGTGCGGATATTCTGCGACGCGCCATGGGTAAGAAGAAGAAGGAGGAGATGGACCGCCAGAAAGGATTTTTCATTGAAGGAGCCGTAAAAAAAGGCATCGACAAAGATAAAGCCTCAAACATCTTTGATGTGATGGCCCGTTTTGCCGAATACGGCTTCAACCGGTCGCACTCCGCCGCATATTCCGTTCTGGCCTACCGCACAGCTTATTTGAAAGCCAATTATCCTGCCGATTATATGGCTGCGGTGCTCACCAACAACTTCAGCGACATCAAAAAGATCACCCAGATGATGGAGGAGTGCCAGCGCCAGAAGATCCCAGTGCTCGGGCCAGATGTCAATGAAAGCCGTTTCAATTTTGTTGTGAATAAAAAAGGGGAGATCCGCTTCGGCCTTGGTGCGATCAAGGGCGTTGGAGAGGGTGCTGTGGAAGCCATCGTGGAGGAACGCGAAGCCAATGGGCCCTATCATAACATCTTTGATTTTGCTAAACGGGTAAATCTCCGGTCGGTTAACAAGCGGGTATTCGAGTCACTTGCCATGGCAGGCGCCTTCGATTGCTTTGAAGGTCACCACCGGGCCCAGTTCTTTTTCTCTGAAGACAACGGAACGACCACTTTCATTGATAAGGTCATCAGGCATTCAAACCTGATTGCACAACGGGAAAACAGTTCACAGATGAACCTGTTTGATGAAAGCGCAGAGGTGACCATCCCCGATCCTGAACTCCCTGATTGCCCCCTGTGGAGCAAACTGGAGATGCTCAGGCAAGAAAAGGAAGTGACAGGAATGTACATTTCAGGGCATCCACTGGATGATTTCCGCATAGAAATTGATGCCACCTGCAATATTAATATCGGCGACCTTCACAACATAAGTGCGCTTAAAAACAGAGAGGTGGCCTTCGCAGGGATCATTACCTCGGCAGTTCACAAAACCGGAAAGAATGGCAAACCCTTTGGGAATTTTGTTGTGGAAGACTATTATGACTCCATCCAGTTATTCCTTTTTGCCGAGGAGTATTTAAAAATGAAGCATTTCCTCGAAAACCAGACCTTCGTTTACATCAAAGCC